The following nucleotide sequence is from Xiphophorus maculatus strain JP 163 A chromosome 22, X_maculatus-5.0-male, whole genome shotgun sequence.
atCAACAAACTTCTGACTGTCAGGAgtttttgtgaattatttttgttaaaatctaGAATACAATTTGGATAAAATTGATGTCTACAAAATACCTGAAAGTGCTAGCTTCCTtgtctgcactgcaaaaacacaaaatcttaccaagtaaatttggtctagtttctaaaaTATCTCCATTCActtcaaatgagacaaaactaccTTGTAAGTAACTTTCCAGTGAGAtgggagattgttttaagtcagtaattgaTGTTCTAGTTTttcactggtagattatttcacttgtattGACATTTTTCCCTTAAGTGGAACTAGAACTATTTCATCATTCttgaggaattatttactgaaaataagCTTCtatgttttgcagaaaagttacttgtagattagttttaaagtgtaataagatatttggaGTATGGACCAAAACtacttttgagtttttgcagtgtgcagcTCGCAGCGGCTGAGCTCCGCCTGTGGGCTCAATAGATTTGACACTAGAGTGCTGATGAATCTCATCAGTTTAATGTGTTTATGCTTGCTAATCCTTAGAAGCTTATTGCTGTTCAATGGAGTGCTAAAAAGTTACCTAATTTCCCCCTGGTCGCCCTGCGCTCccgctctccctctctctggTTTTGGATGTGGGTCTTGTGGAAAACACGCAGGACACGCCGTGTCTTGCTGATTTGTGTTATAGGCCGCAGAATGGGCTTTGACGGGACCACAGTATGCgctgatatttctgtttttccacctTAAATTCGCCCCATGACTGTCTGATCCCTCTCTTCCCCAGTAAGTGCTTCAGTCTTATCTGCGGCGCCCCCACCTCGCCTGTCGCACCTTCTACGGCTGCCTATATGACAGCTAACACCCAgtattaattaaaatgtcatgGCTCCGAATCAATATTGTAAAACAGTTCAAACACAACTCGTCGCCACTGCTGTGATAAGTGCTTTTGGGTGACAGGTAAGTCCAGAGAAAGAGATGCAAGAGAATGGTGTGACGGATTTATCCAGAGAGAACATGTAACATTAAAATTTAtgaccctcacacacacacacactcacccccacacacacacacacctcccgGTTCACCATGTGTTCCTTCACTGCTCACAATTGAAAATTATCCACACTGTCATGAAGTGTGCTGCACTAAACTGACAGATCCACAAGTCAGCAGCAACAGGCCAGGAGGCTCGATGCAGAAAGTCTCCGCCGTCGGCCTGAGACGCGCTGAAACTGACTAATGCTGGTTTAGGAAGCAGCGGGGGAAACGCAGCGTTTGTTACAAAACTACAGGCTTTTCTCTTCTACTAACGCATGCGCACAACTCTGAAGAGGCAAAGACACGATTCTGTTGGGATCTTACGTGTTCGTGACGTCACAATGCAACATGTCTATAAACTTAATGTCTGGTTTCACCAGCTGCACTTCCATTGACCTTAAAATTGGATAAATTGggaatacaaaaataaatgtgcttaatggaGATGCACCAGTTTGtatgtattttacaaaaactgcaatagaaacacatttttggcatcacacgagtcaacaactggatgttactactggttgGAACGACAAAttagacgacaggaagtggtaggaggatggtGGCGCGCAGTGCCTCCCCAGCCATGAAATCTGTCactgtgtgtaaaaaaaaaaagcccttgTCTAGCTTTCACTTTCCTTCCAGTTTGTAAAATCTGCCAGTCAAAGAGGAGAGTGGTCTAAACCCAAAGGAAATTCTAGAGGAGCAACATCTGCCCAATTTCACAGAGTCTAACAATTAGTAATGTAGGAGATTCTGATCAGTCCAATTGGAGAAATTTTCCCCgatttcaaaactttgactGCAGTGCTGCTTGTAATTCCAGTTTCCAGTGTGGAAGCAAAGTAAAGATTCATCCTGGTTACCAAACTATGACGGTGTATTATGGCCagtttagacagaaaaaaaggagcaaaattctgccaaaaaaaattagcaaacaaTCTCAGAAacattgtagaaaaaaacatgggCTTTTCTGAGctagaaaagtttaaattgcAAGAGAAAACTCAAAGTTTGGGAGAAAATCTGAGatatattcaagaaaaaattggacatttctgagtttgaaaagtcaaacatttgttcGACAAAATCCGGAAatctttagattaatctcagatatTCTTGAGAAGAAACTTAGAAATGTATGAGTTTCAAAGGTCAAAAATTTGTATATTCATTTCTTTCTACTCATTTTTACGTttccaaactcagaaatttcccccaaaaaatttctacaaaatttctgagttttttgtaGCAAATTCTCTGACTTTTCAAGCACAGaagtttccatgttttctccagaaaatttctgagatttttctagaaaatgtttaacttttcaaattaagaaatgttaaatgtttttgtagaaaatttcagagtgTTTTTCTGGCAAACCTTTAATCTTTGATGCTCAAAAATTTCCAGAAGATTTTTGAGATTCATCAAAAAGATTCTGAGCTTTTTGTAGcaaattttttaacttttcaaattctgaagtttttgacttttgtggaaaattccTGTATTTGTGTagcatattttaaacttttaaaactcaggaatttctagaaatgttctagataattttttagattaatctccacatttttctgtttttttctagcaaattcactccttatttattttttattctatctACAATGGTCGTATGTGTACAAAATCAACAGtgtgatgatttttaaaaaaaaattacttcttaAAGTAGGATTTTCCTCCATTAAATAAAAGTGCTGAAGTTAAAGGCTGGACTTTTCTTAAGTTTTCACATGGAGATTATGTTGCTGCAATAaaggatgaatttattttaagctttacaGTTTTCTACAATATTCCAACTATTTCAGGAGACACAATCCTTTAATTTGAGACTTTGTGAACTGTGCAGATTCCCACACTGAGAGACAATTTTCAGACGCTCACAACATGGATAGAATGTAACAAATTCTGTCAGAGTAAATATggtttaataaatgaattagCTTCATAAATAATGGCTGTAATGACATTTTAGGGGACAATAAGCCAAAGCGTTGTCAGGAAATAGTTGATGTATGAGTTTCATGCCTCAGTGGTTCCTCAAAATGAATAGGCTCTGGAAGATAGCAGGGGCCTGCAACCAGCCCATTTCCTCGAATTATCTACTTGTTGTCAATTTGCACAGTGGAATTACACATGCAAATTGAACTGCCTGCACAAACACCACTTGgagatgataaaaacaaattaacaaaggCTATAGAAGGAGGATTTATTTCACCGGCTAACCCGGGTCAAGCAATACATGTATTTTACGATTGTGTGTACCCAATTTTGGTGTAATTATATCAGCAAATTATTCTTTGTaatcttattattttttccccccaacctTCTCCTTACACACATAATTAACTTCTGGCAGAAAAACGCCAGCTTTTAATCTGATTCGGGTTTcgtttttgttgcaaaaactCAAAGGAAGGTGAGAGGTGAGCAGTTTAGCGACACTGTTTGGTTTAACTACTTGGTTTAAGTGCAGACAAATCCACATAACCAAAGCCAccacattaaaatatatataaatatataaaatcaccTCTTAACATCATCCCTCATACTGGCGAGGAAATTAAGAGTCCCCAGACCTCCACGTTTGCTATTAGATATCTCATTTACTTTGTACACACAGCGCTAATCTCCACTAATGAATTCTGCCACACCAAGCCAGATCGAGATGACTTAAAATTATTACCACTTCCACAGATATGCCTTTCCTCATTTGAGGCTCAATTTGGCTGGCTCGCAAAAACAGTCTGTCACAGTAAGATACTAATAATTAGGGTTTTAAGATGATTAGTTTATCTCTGTGCTCTTACAGTCCTGCCTCTTATCCACCGTGGCCAAAAACTTAATAAGAGGCTCTAAGTTTTAAACAGCCAACTCCAAATTACcaagaaatgacagaaataatgaACTGCAGCACATTgccagggagagagagaggaagatggATGGTGGGGAAGCCAAGACATTAATTCAACTGTGAAATAGAACACAAAGCCtgttaatcaataaaaaatgatttaaacctggaaatcaaatttctttagCTTTAACGTTGACTTTGTACATTTCGTTTACCTTCAGTCTCTGATGTGTTGTCATGAATGTAATTAAAGTGGCGATAATGCAGAGTGAGTGATGCCAGTTAATGGCGGCCTATTTCAGAGgatgaaatgtattttacatgttCAGGATGACATAAGCTTTATCACTCAACTTTAATATACGCAGCAGAAATAAACCGGATAAATCTCTAAGATCATAGGAAGGTCAAGgacttttacattatttatttatatttaggcAAAAACTCAAGTTGGTATTATAAGACTATTTGGGTGAGGCTAAGAGAAAAagattatgagaaaaaagtcataaaattgcAAGAAAAACGCTGTGttagaaaaaagtcattttagtcGTAAAGACATAAGTCGAAATAATGAGAATAACATCttaataaagttgaaataagtgaaaaaacTCAGTAGATTGTGAAAAAAAGGATTAATgacacaagaataaagtcatattaccagaataaagttgtaataataccaagaaaagttaaagtaatacaaaaaattcacaagaataaagtcgaaataatacaagtcaaaagtaataaaaacacacaaaaaaacctcattatcagaataaagtcggaatattaggagaataaagtagCAATATTATAATAACTCCAACACAAAACAtagtaaaaacttaaaatgaggaatgttgcgCAGCATATAAAGTTATACTTTGGTTTTACaattgagaaaatatttcatcatttaacaTATCAAAGTCAAGttattatcagtagcaggactttgaaatggttattaaactatttaatttctttttaaagaatacttttttctagtaattttacaactttgttctgtaatattgtgacttattttcctttatttcagaaataacGAGAATTAATTACTAATAAATATCtcctgaaatatatttgttttttaaaaagtaagcaTATTATTATTCCCATAAACTCAACATTATGTCAAATAAGCAAAGACAAAACTCACCGATaacaatatttatattcagACACTATTACCGCTTGTccatcaaaacagtttttaataataatttttgtatGTAGATGAGCTAGCTTTAGCATCAAGCcggattaaaaataaagcactaCTTTTTCAATCGACCTTTTTATATATAGTCTGAAGTTATGGGTCTTTTACCCTTTATCCTGCATTTATGTGACACACAAAATACAGGCTATAATTTATGTATATTACGGTCCCAGCATTAAGATGCAACCAAAAGGGGGCCTAATGTGAATGAATGTGAAAGAGCAATTTAAGGGTAGATGCCTGTGCCAGTGCCAGGGGCTATACAAGATTTGCATGCTAATCATTCTAATAATAATGTCATGCCCAGAGCACTTTAAGCAAATTGCGAACCACTGGTCATAGAAGGAAGCTTATCTGAGTCAGAACATGACACAAATATAGGTTAACATCTGAATGACTCCTGGTAATTCACGAACCTGTTAGTCGCCTGGCTCACCTCAATTAGAAGTGGCTTTCACTCAAGTTTATTCAAGTTTTTACAACTACTGCCTTAACTCTTAAAAGacgttttcagatttttatttggaggGTTCTTATGTTATGGGCTATTATTACTAAAGGATACCACTTTTACTTCActtaatagaaagaaaaaatgtcagtttggGAATTTTTCTcctcacaaaaatacaaaattatgaTGTGCAAGCTAAAAGAGTGCCACAATAACTCCCAATGTTTCAAAACTACAAGCTGCCAACTGTAGGACGGCTACCtgagcagatagcctgactaattaCCAGCTAATATCCACTTGGTGTTATTCTAAAATGAACAGGAAAATGAAGAATAGTAATATTGAATGCAATATGCACTTAAAAATCACAAGTCAATTTAGCGGGTTGCTAATCGTTATtattaaatcacaataaataaagttactaCTACtacaatatttttgcaacagtagaaacaataagttttatttttatattgttatgTAATGTAGCATTTGGATTAGAGCCATCATCTGATAGTggcaatacatttatttttactgacagTACatgaatgactttttaaaaaaaaaactttcagaggAATCCATCTACCAGCTAGCTAGCTAAGTatgtagctagctagctatttGCAATTTAGCACTCAGTCGACTAAGCTGTCGATTTTCAGCTGTTTATAATGGAAGAACTGAAAGAATCATAGAATTTGAATGTATTCCACCTTTGAATATCAATACAAAtctaaacataataaaaagaaCTCAATTTGTATAACCGAAACATCCAAATACAGTTTCAGTTTCATCCTCATTCAGTCATTGGTGAGTTTCCTCAACGTCATTCGCTATCAGCCAATGAGGGCGTTCACAGCAAAAACGTCACCGTGTTTACCCGGAAACGAGTGCCTGTGTTAAGCTGTCATGTAGTTCAAGGATTTCCCGGAGTTTTTCACCGagtaaagctaaatattttgcataattttagtttaaatgaGTGACTCGATATGTATAGCGGGCTGTTACCCAAAGATTTAACGGAAGACGACCTCAgtccagaggaggaggagaaggatgAACCAGAAAATTATGTTGTCGAGAATCTTTCTGCTGGAAATGTAAGCCATGGTGCTGAAAACTCAGGCTTTCCGGATGATTGTGAATCCACTCAGACTGGGAACGATGTCGACGATGATTCCAGGACATGCAGCATGCCTGGAATATCCGAGGAAATGTGGCAGGTAGGTCCCTATGATGAGCTGTTCTCCTGCttttattaaagctgctgtgaattaactttatttgtttgtgtgctGCAGAAATTTCAGGAGCTCCggaaaaagaaagatgaaattAAGACAACAAAGATccatgaaagaagaaaaagaagacgcaaaaaaggtaaataaactCCATGATTACCTCAGCAAATTTAAAAACGACTTTATTAATTACCTTATTTTGtaattaacagaaagaaaatgcgAGGAACCTACAGAGGACAGGTAAAATTTGTGTACCGTACCTCTTAAAGAATGTTATGTAGGCTGCAAATGagtactttttaataaattctgctttaattgtCAAACATAGAGTGGATATAGAATATTTTatctccttttaaaatgttaaaatgtcagagttttgtGATATAAAATCATTAGATCTTGACAAAATATTTACTTCATTCTGAAGTTTGAACTGAAACAGTGACGTTTGTAGGAGGGAAATACTTAATTGAAGCATCTTTAGCTTCAGTTTCATTGTTCAGCATCATAACTTTTCTTTCACTTAACCTTGCAAAAGTTCTCCAAATCTATCAGATTGTGAGTCTCCTCTTGTCCTAAACCGTTTTGAGAATATTCCCACAGAGATTTCAAGGCAGATTTAGTTGTCAGCGCTTGCTGGGCCAATCCAAAACGTCCATTTTT
It contains:
- the fam204a gene encoding protein FAM204A isoform X2, with product MYSGLLPKDLTEDDLSPEEEEKDEPENYVVENLSAGNVSHGAENSGFPDDCESTQTGNDVDDDSRTCSMPGISEEMWQKFQELRKKKDEIKTTKIHERRKRRRKKERKCEEPTEDRERQDGREKHWKELKQYFGVNDRFQPPACSKPPPKSGLEKSMEEAVAEGDIAKAEEMSDRLASREVFPTSERLDSL